In Ancalomicrobiaceae bacterium S20, the following proteins share a genomic window:
- a CDS encoding ring-cleaving dioxygenase: MTKGIHHVTAIAGPAARNLDFYTRVLGQRLVKKTVNFDDPGTYHFYFGDEIGHPGTILTFFPWANVAAGRLGVGETSETAYRVPAASIGWWTQRFIEKGVPHEAPEKRFGQTVLPFRDPDGMRLALVGVPGIEAEAAWTTGDVPAEHALRGFFGVTLLLDKTEATGAILTDVLGFSETGREGNLTRYGTEAGAGGVVDLRAAGGFLPARPGAGSVHHVAFRAANDAEQAAMVEKLVANHNVRVTPQADRNYFRSVYFREPGGVLFEIATDEPGFAVDEPVESLGTALKLPAQYERHRARIEAVLPDLTPAEATA, encoded by the coding sequence ATGACCAAGGGTATCCATCATGTCACCGCGATCGCCGGACCGGCGGCTCGCAATCTCGATTTCTACACCCGCGTCCTCGGACAGCGTCTGGTGAAGAAGACCGTCAACTTCGACGATCCGGGTACTTACCACTTCTATTTCGGCGACGAGATCGGCCATCCCGGCACGATCCTGACCTTCTTCCCCTGGGCCAATGTCGCGGCCGGCCGGCTCGGCGTCGGTGAGACGTCGGAGACGGCCTACCGGGTGCCGGCGGCCTCGATCGGCTGGTGGACGCAGCGCTTCATCGAGAAGGGCGTGCCGCACGAGGCGCCGGAGAAGCGTTTCGGCCAGACCGTGCTGCCGTTCCGCGATCCGGACGGCATGCGGCTCGCGCTGGTCGGCGTGCCGGGCATCGAGGCCGAAGCGGCCTGGACGACCGGCGACGTGCCGGCCGAGCATGCGCTGCGCGGCTTCTTTGGCGTGACGCTGCTGCTCGACAAGACCGAGGCGACCGGCGCGATCCTGACTGACGTGCTCGGCTTCAGCGAGACCGGCCGGGAGGGCAACCTGACCCGCTACGGCACGGAGGCCGGCGCCGGTGGCGTTGTCGATCTGCGCGCGGCCGGCGGCTTCCTGCCGGCGCGGCCGGGCGCGGGCTCGGTGCATCACGTCGCCTTCCGGGCGGCGAACGATGCCGAGCAGGCGGCGATGGTCGAGAAGCTTGTCGCCAACCACAATGTCCGCGTCACGCCGCAGGCCGATCGCAACTACTTCCGTTCGGTCTACTTCCGTGAGCCCGGCGGCGTGCTGTTCGAGATCGCCACCGACGAGCCGGGCTTCGCGGTCGACGAGCCGGTCGAGAGCCTCGGCACCGCGCTGAAGCTGCCGGCCCAGTACGAGCGCCACCGCGCGCGGATCGAGGCGGTGTTGCCGGATCTGACGCCGGCCGAGGCGACCGCCTGA
- a CDS encoding alpha/beta hydrolase produces the protein MDTLSHIHRFVPGADPAATPLLLLHGTGGDENDLLPLGRALSPGAALVSPRGRVLEHGMPRFFRRIAEGIFDEDDVRRRAGELAGFVAGARAAYGLGAPIAVGYSNGANIAAAVLLTHPGVLAGAVLIRPMQPLGSTEPVRLDGTPILMLSGARDPIVTADDVGGLAERFRAAGAAVDHRTLPTGHPLTQADVDIARAWIAEAAKAIDPVR, from the coding sequence ATGGACACGCTCTCCCATATCCATCGTTTCGTGCCGGGCGCCGATCCGGCCGCCACGCCGCTCCTGCTCCTGCATGGCACCGGCGGCGACGAGAACGATCTCCTGCCGCTCGGCCGGGCGCTGTCGCCCGGCGCGGCGCTGGTCTCGCCGCGCGGCCGCGTGCTCGAACACGGCATGCCGCGCTTCTTCCGCCGGATCGCGGAAGGCATTTTCGACGAGGATGACGTGCGTCGGCGGGCCGGCGAGCTGGCCGGGTTCGTCGCCGGAGCGCGGGCCGCTTACGGGCTCGGCGCGCCGATCGCGGTCGGCTACTCGAATGGCGCCAATATCGCCGCGGCGGTGCTGCTGACCCATCCGGGCGTGCTCGCCGGGGCGGTGCTGATCCGCCCGATGCAGCCGCTTGGCTCGACCGAGCCGGTGCGGCTCGACGGCACGCCGATCCTGATGCTGTCGGGCGCGCGCGATCCGATCGTGACCGCGGATGACGTCGGCGGGCTCGCCGAGCGGTTCCGGGCCGCGGGCGCTGCGGTCGACCACCGCACATTGCCGACCGGCCATCCGCTGACCCAGGCCGATGTCGATATCGCCCGGGCCTGGATCGCGGAAGCGGCGAAGGCCATCGACCCGGTCCGCTGA
- the katG gene encoding catalase/peroxidase HPI: MHGTNTAGTGKCPVVHGATNVGMRSNKDWWPNQLNLRILHQNTALTSPLGETFDYAAAFKTLDLAAVKRDIVALMTDSQDWWPADFGHYGPLFIRMAWHSAGTYRTGDGRGGASSGTQRFAPLNSWPDNANLDKARRLLWPIKQKYGNAISWADLMILAGNCALESMGFKTFGFGGGRADVFEPEEDIYWGSETEWLGDKRYTGDRDLENPLAAVQMGLIYVNPEGPNGNPDPLAAARDIRETFARMAMNDEETVALIAGGHTFGKTHGASAASHVGPEPEGATIEEQGLGWKNSFGTGHGADTITSGLEVTWTSTPTKWSNNFFWNLFGYDWELTKSPAGGHQWQPKHGAGANSVPDAHDPSKRHAPAMLTTDLALRFDPAYEKISRRFFENPDQFADAFARAWFKLTHRDMGPKVRYLGPEVPAEDLIWQDPIPAVDHPLIDTADIAKLKAEILASGLTTAELVKTAWASASTFRGSDKRGGANGARIRLAPQKDWAVNEPAELQKVLSVLEGIKATFDANATGGKQVSLADLIVLAGSAAVEQAAKAAGHAVTVPFTPGRADASQDETDVESFAVLEPVADGFRNYQKAAFTISPEELLVDRAQLLTLTAPEMTALVGGLRVLGANHGGTAHGVFTTRPGQLTNDFFVNLLDMGTVWKSTSAEETEFEGRDRKSGAVKWTATRVDLVFGANSQLRALAEVYAQADAEAKFVDAFVAAWTKVMNADRFDV, encoded by the coding sequence ATGCACGGAACCAACACGGCGGGCACCGGCAAGTGCCCGGTGGTCCACGGGGCCACCAATGTCGGCATGAGGTCGAACAAGGACTGGTGGCCGAACCAGCTCAACCTCAGGATCCTCCATCAGAACACCGCGCTGACGAGCCCGCTCGGCGAGACGTTCGACTATGCCGCGGCGTTCAAGACGCTCGATCTGGCGGCGGTCAAGCGCGACATCGTCGCGCTGATGACCGACAGCCAGGACTGGTGGCCGGCCGACTTCGGCCACTACGGTCCGCTGTTCATCCGCATGGCCTGGCACTCGGCCGGCACCTACCGCACCGGCGACGGCCGCGGCGGCGCCTCCTCGGGCACGCAGCGCTTCGCCCCGCTCAACAGCTGGCCGGACAACGCCAACCTCGACAAGGCCCGCCGCCTGCTGTGGCCGATCAAGCAGAAGTACGGCAACGCGATCTCCTGGGCCGACCTGATGATCCTTGCCGGCAACTGCGCGCTGGAATCGATGGGCTTCAAGACCTTCGGCTTCGGCGGCGGCCGCGCCGACGTGTTCGAGCCCGAAGAGGACATCTACTGGGGCTCGGAGACCGAGTGGCTCGGCGACAAGCGCTACACCGGCGACCGTGACCTGGAGAACCCGCTCGCCGCCGTGCAGATGGGCCTCATCTACGTCAATCCGGAAGGTCCGAACGGCAATCCGGACCCGCTCGCCGCCGCCCGCGACATCCGCGAGACCTTTGCGCGCATGGCGATGAACGACGAGGAGACCGTCGCGCTGATCGCCGGCGGCCACACCTTCGGCAAGACCCATGGCGCCAGCGCGGCGAGCCATGTCGGCCCCGAGCCGGAAGGCGCCACGATCGAGGAGCAGGGCCTCGGCTGGAAGAACAGCTTCGGCACCGGCCACGGCGCCGACACCATCACCTCGGGCCTCGAGGTGACCTGGACCTCGACCCCGACCAAGTGGAGCAACAACTTCTTCTGGAACCTGTTCGGCTACGACTGGGAGCTCACCAAGAGCCCGGCCGGCGGCCACCAGTGGCAGCCGAAGCACGGCGCCGGCGCCAACAGCGTGCCGGACGCACATGATCCCTCGAAGCGGCACGCCCCGGCGATGCTGACGACCGATCTCGCGCTGCGCTTCGACCCGGCCTACGAGAAGATCTCGCGCCGCTTCTTCGAGAACCCGGATCAGTTCGCCGACGCCTTCGCCCGCGCCTGGTTCAAGCTGACCCACCGCGACATGGGCCCGAAGGTCCGCTATCTCGGCCCGGAGGTCCCGGCCGAAGACCTCATCTGGCAGGACCCGATCCCGGCCGTCGATCACCCGCTGATCGACACCGCCGACATCGCCAAGCTCAAGGCCGAGATCCTCGCCTCGGGCCTGACGACGGCCGAACTGGTGAAGACCGCCTGGGCCTCGGCCTCGACCTTCCGCGGCTCCGACAAGCGCGGCGGCGCCAACGGCGCGCGCATCCGGCTCGCGCCGCAGAAGGACTGGGCGGTCAACGAACCGGCCGAGCTGCAGAAGGTCCTCTCGGTGCTGGAAGGCATCAAGGCGACCTTCGATGCCAACGCGACCGGCGGCAAGCAGGTCTCGCTCGCCGACCTGATCGTGCTCGCCGGCTCGGCCGCGGTCGAACAGGCCGCCAAGGCTGCGGGCCATGCGGTCACCGTGCCGTTCACGCCCGGCCGCGCCGACGCCTCGCAGGACGAGACGGATGTGGAGTCCTTCGCGGTGCTGGAGCCCGTCGCCGACGGCTTCCGCAACTACCAGAAGGCCGCCTTCACGATCTCGCCGGAGGAACTGCTGGTCGACCGCGCCCAGCTGCTGACGCTGACCGCGCCGGAGATGACGGCCCTCGTCGGTGGCCTGCGCGTGCTCGGCGCCAACCATGGCGGCACGGCCCATGGCGTGTTCACCACCCGCCCGGGTCAGCTCACCAACGACTTCTTCGTCAACCTGCTCGACATGGGCACGGTTTGGAAGTCGACCTCGGCCGAGGAGACCGAGTTCGAGGGCCGTGATCGCAAGTCGGGCGCGGTGAAGTGGACGGCGACCCGCGTCGATCTCGTGTTCGGCGCCAACTCGCAGCTGCGTGCCCTCGCCGAGGTCTATGCCCAGGCGGACGCGGAGGCGAAATTCGTCGACGCCTTCGTCGCGGCCTGGACCAAGGTCATGAACGCGGACCGCTTCGACGTCTGA
- a CDS encoding LysR substrate-binding domain-containing protein, with the protein MINLTLKQLRYFEALTRSGHFGRAADACAISQPALSMQIKELEEALGTALFERNARQLRLTGFGEEFARRVRDILRAVDELGDLARASRDRFVGRLRLGVIPTVAPYLLPTIVDKLTRAHAGLDLRLRETTTPKLIHELADGRLDAAIVALPVSEPAFVEVGLFSEEFVLVRPRADESRPAPSREMLREMRLLLLEEGHCFRDQALSFCNLAATRPRELLDGSSLSTLVQMVGAGIGVTLIPEMAVAVETRSAAVSIARFEAPKPARTIGMIWRKTSPLSEQLNEIAGIVRASAATLYAPTAPEPVV; encoded by the coding sequence ATGATCAACCTCACCCTGAAACAGCTCCGCTATTTCGAGGCCTTGACCCGGTCCGGCCATTTCGGCCGCGCTGCCGACGCCTGCGCGATCTCGCAGCCGGCGCTGTCGATGCAGATCAAGGAGCTGGAAGAGGCGCTCGGCACCGCGCTGTTCGAGCGCAATGCCCGGCAGCTCCGCCTGACCGGCTTCGGCGAGGAATTCGCGCGCCGGGTGCGCGACATCCTGCGCGCCGTGGACGAGCTCGGCGATCTCGCGCGGGCCTCGCGCGACCGCTTCGTCGGCCGGCTCAGGCTCGGCGTGATCCCGACGGTCGCGCCCTACCTGCTGCCGACCATCGTCGACAAGCTGACCCGCGCCCATGCCGGCCTCGATCTCCGGCTGCGCGAGACGACGACGCCGAAGCTGATCCATGAGCTGGCCGACGGCCGGCTCGACGCCGCGATCGTCGCGCTGCCGGTCTCCGAGCCTGCCTTCGTCGAGGTCGGTCTGTTCTCGGAGGAGTTCGTGCTGGTGCGGCCGCGTGCGGACGAGAGCCGGCCGGCCCCGAGCCGGGAGATGCTGCGCGAGATGCGGCTCCTGCTGCTCGAGGAAGGGCACTGCTTCCGCGACCAGGCGCTGTCCTTCTGCAATCTGGCGGCGACGCGGCCGCGCGAGTTGCTCGACGGCAGTTCGCTGTCGACGCTCGTCCAGATGGTCGGCGCGGGCATCGGCGTGACGCTGATCCCGGAGATGGCGGTGGCGGTCGAGACGCGATCGGCGGCGGTGTCGATCGCGCGGTTCGAGGCGCCGAAGCCGGCCCGGACCATCGGCATGATCTGGCGCAAGACGAGCCCGCTCTCCGAACAGCTCAACGAGATCGCCGGCATCGTGCGCGCCTCGGCCGCGACGCTCTATGCGCCGACCGCGCCGGAACCGGTGGTCTGA